Within Paenibacillus albicereus, the genomic segment TCATCGCGGGCTCCGGCAGCTCATGAAAAAGCACGGGATCGAGGTGATTCAAGGCCGGGGAAGAATCATCGGCCCGTCGATCTTCTCGCCTAAAAGCGGCTCGCTTGCGGTGGAGCTGGAGGACGGAGAAATGGAATCCGTCGTGTCCCGCCATCTGATCGTCGCCACCGGCTCCCGGCCGAGGCAGCTCCCTGGACTGGAAGCGGACGGCGAGACGGTGCTCACAAGCGATGACGCCTTGCGCATGGAGACGCTGCCTTCGTCGATGCTGATCGCCGGCGGCGGCGTCATCGGTATCGAGTGGGCTTCGATGCTGAGCGACTTCGGCGTGCGCGTCACGCTCGTGGAAGCCGCTTCGAGAGTGCTCCCGGGTGAGGACCCGGACGTATCGGCTGCCATCGCCAAGGCGCTCTCGGCGCGCGGCGTCCGCATCTTGACCGGGGCCATGCTGCAGCAGGAGTCGCTGAGCAAGGACAGCGGCGGAATCAGCGTGGCCGTCCGGCAAGGCGAGACGGAAGAGCGGCTGCAGGCCGACCGGCTCCTCGTCTCGGTCGGCCGCATCGCCAACATCGAAGGCATCGGGCTGGAGAACACGGATATCGCCGTGCAGGACGGATGGATCAAGGTGAAGCCGACGCTCCAGACCGCAGAGCCGCATATTTACGCGATCGGCGACGTGACCGGCGGCGTGCAGCTTGCCCACGCCGCCGCTCATGAAGGCATCGCCGCCGTCGAGCATCTGCTCGGACTCATGCCCCATCCGGCGGCGCCGCATCGCATTCCGCGCTGCGTGTACAGCCGTCCCGAGACGGCGAGCGTCGGTTACACGGAGGAGCAGGCGCGCGCCGCGGGCCATGACCCGATGACGGCCAAGATTCCGTTCGCTGCCATCGCCAAAGCGATCGTGCACGGGGATTCGGAAGGATTCGTCAAGGTCGTCGCCGATCGCGGCACGCAGGATCTGCTCGGCGTGCATATGGTCGGCGCCCATGTGACGGAGCTGATCGCCGAGGCGTCGCTGGCGCAATTTCTGGACGCGGTGCCGTGGGAGGTCGGAGCGAGCTTCCATCCGCATCCGAGCTTGTCGGAGGCGCTCGGCGAAGCGATGCTGGCGACGCTCGGGAAATCGGTCCATTTCTAACCGAGGAGAGAAACGGAGGAAAGAGGGCAATCGGCCGGAGGACGGCAAAGGTTCCCTTTTTCCTCCTTCGGGGTTATAATACTGCTATCAAGTATTAGTACCAGGTAACAAGACTGGAGATGAAGGAGGTTCCTCCATGAGCCGTCAACAGGTGGATTCGCGTCATCGCGAGCTGGGCTTGTCCGACGAGGAAGCGGTCGGGATGTACAAGATGATGAGAAGCGCGAGGATGTTCGACGAAAGGGTGCTGCTGCTGCAGCGCGCCGGCAAGATCAACTTCCACGTGTCCGGCATCGGCCAGGAGGCGGCGCAGGTGGCGGCCGCATGGGCGCTCGATCGGGACGAGGATTATTTCCTCCCTTATTATCGCGACTACGGCTTCGTGCTGACGGTCGGCATGACGCTGCGCGAGCTGATGCTGTCGGTATTCGCCAAGGCGGAGGACCCGACGAGCGGCGGCCGCCAGATGCCGGGCCACTTCGGACATAAGAAGCTCCGCATCGTCACCGGCTCCTCTCCCGTGACGACGCAGGTGCCGCACGCGGTCGGCATCGCGCTCGCCGCCAAGCTGAAAGGGCGCAAGCTCGTGAGCTTCGTGACGTTCGGAGAGGGCTCGAGCAATCAGGGCGACTTCCATGAGGGCTGCAACTTCGCGGGCGTCCACAAGCTGCCGGTCATCCTCATGTGCGAGAACAACCAGTATGCGATCTCCGTGCCGGTCCACAAGCAGCTGGGCGGACGTGTCGCGGATCGCGCGCTCGGATACGGCTTCGAGGGTCTCCGCGTGGACGGCAACGATGCGCTGGCGGTGTATGCGGCAGTCAAGGATGCCCGCGAGCGGGCGCTGTCCGGCGGCGGACCGACGCTCATCGAGGCGATGATGTACCGGCTGTCGCCGCATTCCACATCGGACAACGACCTGGCGTACCGGACCAAGGAAGAGGTCGAGGAAAACCGGGGCCGCGACGGAGTGGCGGCGTTCCGCCGCTACCTGGAGGAAGCCGGGATCTGGAGCGCGGAGCAGGAAGACGAGCTGGCCGCGGCGATCCGGCGGGAGATGGACGAGGCGACCCGCTACGCGGACGAGGCTCCGTTCCCGACGCCGGAGAGCACGCTGTGGCATGTGTATGAAGGCGATGCGCCGCAAGGAGGACGTTAAGATGCCGGTCATGGACTATATCGAGGCGATCCGCCTCGCGATGAAGGAAGAGATGGAGCGCGATCCGGACGTATTCGTGCTCGGCGAGGATGTCGGCGTCAAGGGCGGCGTCTTCACGACGACCAAAGGGCTGCAGGAGCAGTTCGGCGAGGCGCGGGTGATGGATACGCCGCTGTCCGAATCGGCGATCGCCGGCGTGGCGATCGGCGCGGCGATGTACGGCATGAAGCCGATCGCCGAGATGCAGTACTCCGACTTCATGTTTCCCGCGACGAACCAGATCATCAGCGAGGCGGCGAAAATCCGCTACCGCTCCAACAACGACTGGAGCTGTCCCGTCGTCATCCGAGCGCCGATCGGAGGCGGCATTTTCGGAGGCCTTTACCATTCGCAATGTCCGGAGTCGGTGTTTTTCGGCACGCCGGGACTCAAGATCGTCGCGCCGTATTCGCCGGCGGACGCCAAGGGGCTGCTGACGGCGGCGATCCGCGATCCCGATCCGGTCCTTTTCTTCGAAAATAAAAAATGCTACCGGCTCGTCACCGGTCCGGTGCCGGAAGGCGAGCACGTGGTGGAAATCGGCAAGTCGAACGTGCTGCGCGAAGGCGACGACATCACGGTCATCAGCTACAGCCTGCCGCTGCATTTCGCGATGCAGGC encodes:
- the lpdA gene encoding dihydrolipoyl dehydrogenase, with product MPIQVDVAVLGGGPGGYTAAIRAAQEGKKVAIVEQGKLGGTCLHLGCIPSKALLRSAEVYASLLHADTYGIKLSREAVKVDFTAVQERKEGVVEQLHRGLRQLMKKHGIEVIQGRGRIIGPSIFSPKSGSLAVELEDGEMESVVSRHLIVATGSRPRQLPGLEADGETVLTSDDALRMETLPSSMLIAGGGVIGIEWASMLSDFGVRVTLVEAASRVLPGEDPDVSAAIAKALSARGVRILTGAMLQQESLSKDSGGISVAVRQGETEERLQADRLLVSVGRIANIEGIGLENTDIAVQDGWIKVKPTLQTAEPHIYAIGDVTGGVQLAHAAAHEGIAAVEHLLGLMPHPAAPHRIPRCVYSRPETASVGYTEEQARAAGHDPMTAKIPFAAIAKAIVHGDSEGFVKVVADRGTQDLLGVHMVGAHVTELIAEASLAQFLDAVPWEVGASFHPHPSLSEALGEAMLATLGKSVHF
- a CDS encoding thiamine pyrophosphate-dependent dehydrogenase E1 component subunit alpha encodes the protein MSRQQVDSRHRELGLSDEEAVGMYKMMRSARMFDERVLLLQRAGKINFHVSGIGQEAAQVAAAWALDRDEDYFLPYYRDYGFVLTVGMTLRELMLSVFAKAEDPTSGGRQMPGHFGHKKLRIVTGSSPVTTQVPHAVGIALAAKLKGRKLVSFVTFGEGSSNQGDFHEGCNFAGVHKLPVILMCENNQYAISVPVHKQLGGRVADRALGYGFEGLRVDGNDALAVYAAVKDARERALSGGGPTLIEAMMYRLSPHSTSDNDLAYRTKEEVEENRGRDGVAAFRRYLEEAGIWSAEQEDELAAAIRREMDEATRYADEAPFPTPESTLWHVYEGDAPQGGR
- a CDS encoding alpha-ketoacid dehydrogenase subunit beta — its product is MPVMDYIEAIRLAMKEEMERDPDVFVLGEDVGVKGGVFTTTKGLQEQFGEARVMDTPLSESAIAGVAIGAAMYGMKPIAEMQYSDFMFPATNQIISEAAKIRYRSNNDWSCPVVIRAPIGGGIFGGLYHSQCPESVFFGTPGLKIVAPYSPADAKGLLTAAIRDPDPVLFFENKKCYRLVTGPVPEGEHVVEIGKSNVLREGDDITVISYSLPLHFAMQAAEELQEEGISAHILDLRTLQPLDKEGILAAARRTGKVLIIHEDNKTGGIGAEVSAIIAEEMLYELDAPIRRLCGPDVPAMPINPPGEKFFMLNKDKVLAAMRELALY